The sequence below is a genomic window from Maylandia zebra isolate NMK-2024a linkage group LG18, Mzebra_GT3a, whole genome shotgun sequence.
gtaactcaaaattttgagataaTTCTCTTAAATTCCGATGCGCTTCTATAGAAACATGAGGAAACTTGGTAATTTACATGTGAAAGTTTATACAGTTCAGAAACTGGCCTGTAGAAGGTGCTAAAATATCTATAGCTGAAAGAAGTTCCAACGTGTGTGTATACTATTCCATATTTATGAACTCTGATCCAggacttgtttttctctgcacatGAGTCAAAATGTGCTTGAAGCTCTGAATAGGttgctcttttttaaaaacttttttattcatctttcacTTTTAGGAATTATAAGCTTGCTTAATGCTTTTGCATCTTAACAAATCTAAATtcagtttcttcttttaaaCTCTCACGAGGTTACTATCTGAGCTCAACAAGGagcttttttaaagcttttaatgaAGACATATACTCCAAGGACAGCGGTGCAAGGACATGAACACATATCAAAAAGGCTTTAAGTGCAGCTGTTTTCTGGGTAACTGGAATGAAgtgaagaaatcaaagaaaacaatcGCAGCCAATCACGCCCTGATTTTCACTTGAATGAAAAGCCCTGCTCTCCAGTCCCACCCAGGACATTTGTGATTACTTCTCCTTCTTAAATACAGTAAAAGACCAGCTTTGAGTGGGTTGTGTGGTAACGCACGCTGCTTCCCCCCCCGTGGTGCTGAACTGTTGAGACcagcctttttttccctttttttcttcttctttttttttaaaactggctttcagtggaaagaaaaataaacaaccaAATTCTGAAAGAGCAGCATGTGAAAAGTACATGCATCTCCTCACAGATACCCAGCACACATGGTGTTTTATCAGTTGATAAACACTCTGCCGTCAGCGGTCACATAATATTTCTCTTTATATTCCTGACTGCTTATGAGAGGTCCATTCACTTTCCTTCCCATTCACCACATAAATTCCTTGACAAACCTGTCTCGGCTTTGATTGTCATAACCACAATTGAACCCTGCTTAGCCAATCAGGTCAGGCTACCTAAAGGTCATACATATTTCATGTGGCATCGCATTTATCtgacaaagttttttttttttttttccttgttgaATTGAAATCACGCCTCATATTTCATTAGACACTCGGAAAGCCGCCGATCTGTGGTCAGATGGGCTGTATGTTTTATTCATGTCCTCTGAACATCTGCTTGTCCGGGTGTCAAAAATCATCAGATTCCCAGAGGACTCCTGCCTGACTGGTTGTAAATGAACTCCGAAGCTGAGACTCAAAACAACCTGTCAGATCTCCTCACCGCCAGAGGAATCTCTCCGCACAGCTGCAGAGGTGGGCTGCTGAGTAAAGATTCATTAAAGTCAGCTTTGGACACATGCAagttgtctctttctctctttttctttttcttttcttttttttttttgaagtaaaACATAATATTTAGACTCTGATTCATGATACTGTGAAAAGCTTTTAATACAAGTTGTGCCTTCTTCCCACAGCTTTTGGTAAATTTTGACACTGCTGTTCACTCTGGCTCTTGGTCGACAAGTCTCCCTGAGTCACTGGAGGTTTGTGCCAACTGGAGGGAAAGAGCCTGACCACTAACAAGTGCTCACTGACTCAGAGCCGCCACAGTATGTCCCACTGTGTTGGTGCATGTGTGACTGTGCATGTGCGTTTTATATACTAATCAATTATATACCATTCTATTTATCACTTTGCACCCATCCCAcagaaaatgtgttcttttagaAATGTTCATGTATTTTAGCTCACACACGGTGCCCTTAAGAACCACGGCTTATCAGCAACAACGCCTAATTGATAAAATGAAAGGCTATAAGAGTAAAAATAGATCCCAATTCAACCGTAAAGAGAGTCTTTACAATAACTTTTCACACAACCTATGATCTACGGTATAATTTTGCTTCTTTGAATCAGCTGCTTAAATTAGATATTGtgaaacataacataacaaaaCATACTGGAAAAAAGGTAGCAATTTTAATATCTGGAGAATTAAGGCATTATTTTAACGAGTACTTGCGAGCACATTACTGGGTCACAAATAGATACTGAGAACagtaaatgagaagaaaaattccctgttaattttacatttatacacACATTTTTCTTACTGCACagttaaaggaaaagaaatctTAAAGATTAGTTCTAGATGTAGTAGATTACTTTTTTAGTTACACTCTTAACAAACCTCTCAACCTATCACTCTACCCTTTACAACCTGCTTTATCAAATTTTCAAAAGCTTGGAAATGTCCTTTGATTCATTCTTCTTTGTATATTTAAGTATAAAACATGaattcatgtgaaaaagaaagttttcatagGACTCTGTGCAGCTCTTTGAAAAACTCAGCTCAGTAGCAGGAATTTGAAGTGATTGTTTTCTGGCTTTATCGGCCTCTCTGATCATTGTGGGGGAATTTTGGCCCCCTCTTCTTTATAATGCTGCTTCACTTCATTCAGATCTGTgagcatttgtttatgcaccgCTCTCTCAAGatcccaccacagcatttcaatgaGGTTGACGTCTGGACTTCAGTGTTGGtgtcattactcaaaaaaaaaaaaaaaaaagaggaatatTTTGTACAGTACTcattacttttcttaaaagtaatgcagtatattacttaattactcatTTGGAGAAAGCACTTTGTTACACTACTCGTTACATTGATTCCTTATCACGctgtaaaatgacctgaaacacaTTGTCACATAATTATCAGTTAACAATACAAACCTTAGGCTACACCCCCACACACCAGCACAAATCCCGattctatatttttttctttttgttcttagtTAAGAAAAGAAAGCCAGCAACACAACGACAAGaagaaaaccagcacaaacagacagcgatcgccacagtgattctactttaGAACCACGAACAGGTAGAAATAAagttagcttagcgttagcatacagtctgtgcagatgcttgcacTCTCGTCCTTTTGTGctataaaaatgaaagtaatgTCCATGTCTCCAACCCTATTGACAGTCCACTGTTTTCCataaactgaaatcagctgattgtagcagAAATGCACATAAAGAAGAAAgtatttttgtttgattttttattttttcattttatccgCCTGTGCTAAGCATTGCGATCATTGTCCCGTTGCATGACTAAATTTCTTTCGCTTTTCTGATAAACGGGCTAATACTTAACTCTAGAATATTTTGGCATACAGAAGACCTCATGGCTCAtatgactgcaaggtgcccagaATCCTGTGGCCTGTATGGCCTCCCTGCATTGTCAAATACCACTGATATGTGTACCAGTGACATCTGACCCTCCAATTTGGCTAGAGAGTCAGCAACACCAAATTTTTACTTTCTCCCAGAAAGATGATGTCCTCTAGTACAAATTTACAATAACCcataaaaaactattttaatggTTCTACTAATGGAAGAAGACCAAGACAAGGCTGCATGTCCAAACATGAACATTGCATGAAAATGATGCTAGGCTACATCATCTAAAATCATGATTAGGGAAGTTGCACCTCTCATAAATTGTTTTTATGTGGACTAAATTATGACATCAGCACACAAAGCAACCAGCACATATTGTGGGCGAATGTGCTGCTGATGACGATCAGACCAGACGTCACTGAGTCGGAAACCTGAAGACATTAGGAGGGGTGAGCTGGTTCAGCCCCACTAACAGTAAGTTATCTGTGAATTTAAGTTGTCTCCAATGAAGGTTTCTAAAACCTAAAGATGTAAAATGTTGAGTGCAATGGGGATGGGAGGGGATTAATGCTATTTCTTTACATCTCCATCAGTGTGGCTAATCATAAAATTAGCACACCTTTTTGTCTCATCACAGGAAATGACACCGAGCTGTTGTACTTCTAAAAGTCACTGAACACCACCTGGCTGGCACCAAATGGCAGATGAAGTTAGCAACTGGTGTTGAAAATTTAGCTGTTAAAAAGCCATTTTCCCAAGAGTTGACACAAACGGAAGCAAAGCAAAGACTTAAGTTGTTCACACTTGTTAGGTTGACAGAAACATGACTCTGAATGAATGCTAAATTTCTAAGTCTAACTTACTCCATGTTTAATAAGCACTTTTTTGCAATCCTAGTAAACTAAGAAGTTATAATATATAGTCACCAGCCACAGGTACACCCGTTCAACTGCAAATATCTCATTGGGGGGTTTTAGGggtgaaaatgctttgttgatgtcagaggtcagaggagaatagccAGAATAGTTTGAGCTGATTGGAAGGCAATAGTAACTTAAATAACTACTTATTACAATGAAGGTATGCAGAGGAGCATCTCTAAAGATCACACTGTGTGCCACTTCTGTCAGCTAATAACGGGTCACTGAAGCTATAATTACCAcgggctcaccaaaattggacaacaaaACATTGGAAAAACATTCCCTGGTTTGATGAGTCTCATGTTTTGCTGCACCATTTGGTTGGtaaggtcagaatttggcataaacaacatgaaagcatggctcCATCATGCCTTGGAACAACAACTTAAGCTGATAATGGTTGTGTAActgtgtgggggatattttcttggctcaCTTTGGGTACCTTAGTAACAACTGAGCATCGTTTCGTATCGTctctgaccatgtccatccatttACAACCACAGTGTACCATCTTCTGATGGGACAAAACCTCTGAGGAATATTTTCAGCCTTTTGTTGAATCTCTGCCACGAAGAACTAAAGCAGCTCTGAAGGCAGTGTGGGGTTCAACCCAAAACTAACATgttatacctaataaagtggcaagTGAGTATACATTCACTTTGTGGGgttttccattaaaaaaaacatcaagtttGAAATGAATTTTtcaaagtaacaaaaacaaacataaaactgaTGTCATGTTTTATGGCCTTTAAATAAAGAATACCAGCAAATTCTAAGCTTCATATATTTCTTTTCCCCATCAACACTGTGTTCAGGTAGTTCAGCTCTGTGAGTGATCTCAGGACAATATGAGCAAAGGAAACTATAGACTAGAATCGATTTATAGAACAGAATACTGATAGGAGATTCATCTTGAATATCAAAAATGCGTCATTGTTAGCTGGTTGATTATTCCTCAGTTGGAGGACTTCGTCTCCCTCTTTCATAGAGAGGAGGCCTTGATGCATTGTCAGTCTAAGAAActgattcatttttaaatgaatcattTAAACCACATCTAAAGCCTGCTTTCCCTTTATCGTTCACTGGCCTGAGACAGACAGAGGTGGAGAGCCTTCATGGCCGAGCTACATGCCAGCCGGTATTCTGGACATTAACTCGCTCACTTTTCAAACTGACTGTGAATGCCCTTCAGAGCCAGACACCGGCTTAAATGCCATTACATGCGGCTTTCTCTGATTGTGAATGTATGCAGGCTTTATTTCCATTTCCATTATTCCCCTTAAATCtgttataaaacaaacaaacaaacaaatccttGCAAAAATGCTCACACGTGTAGTTTTTCACACATAGGGATCTGAGGTGCTGCGGTTATCATTGCGGTTGTTgctttgaaatgaaataaatgtggAAAGAAAAGTATTGATTAGCCTTTGGGAATACGTAAAAAGCCAGATGGACTCTGTGAAACCCTTGATCTGAGGTGGTTTTATATAAACACATAGCATAAATATATAACCTTTGAACTGTTTAGTTGATGGGTTTGATGACCTAAGTTTGTAAAGTAACACCATTTTCATTGTGAAATGTTACACCATTTAAACAGCATATACTTTTAGCACTGCCAGCAGCTTTCTTCTGGCAACTTTTGAGTCGACAAtcccacaaacacactttgcatTTTGACTTCCATAAAATTTGTAATCAAAGTTTTCCTCCTCCAAAACAAGCCGGACCATCCgtgttttttcttcctctgtgatccATCTTTCCCACCTGGCAGCGAGGTGCCATCGACAAAGTGACATCCTCTGCATTCATGAGCACATCATCATCTGCTCTCCTCACCAGGAATTAGCCCTTCATCACTCAAATCTCACAGAAGCTTTAGAAGTGCTTAACTTTTATCTGCATGGGGCACTGAGAAATGGCTGGGGCCATTTGAATCGGGTTAATAGGACAATATTACAACATTTTTCTTAAACTAATGGATGCAAATGGTAAATTCCCACTGGCAATTAATAAGTAACTTCAGCCTATTTCCCATCGAATTGCCTCAGCATTCATTTCATGACTATATCTGTGCAAAGTCATCCTTCACTGCCAGCTCCTAGTGACTCTCCTCTTTCTATCAGTGGCTGTATGGATTTTTTCCAAATGATAAATTGGACACAGGGAGCCGCTGAGGTGTGACCAGGTGTCAAAGGGGTATAGCTTTTTTGTCTTAAATGGTCCTAATTATGCTGAGGACCTTTAGAGCTGTTCCAATAGGCGCTGATAAAATGTTGTGGGATGTAACGCTACAATAATCAATGAAAGTAATGCAAAGCCCTCTGCAttaaatgtttgtattttttaaagtaaagttgCTCCCTTATTTCAAAATCGactgcataaaataaaatagtcacGTTTCAGTGCTTCAGAGTTGCATCAGTGTTTGTCTGTCGTTCACCTTCTCTCTTTTGACTGAAGAAACGCACCGATTGTATTCCATCCATCacttccatccatccctcctccCACTCTTCAAACCCAGAATCGAGTAACGGTTAATTTCTTATCCACTCTCTCCTTTGGCACCGTGGAAGGCAGAAACTTTGCACCGCATAACGCAGACTGGCATCTTCCTCCAAGCGATTCCAAACGACTGATGCTCTTTCACGCGTTGAGAAAGTGGAGATGAACCAGTTCGACGCTTAAAGAGAGGCATTAAAAAAAGTTGTGGATGGTTACTTTCGCGCACAAATATTTAAAGGACTATTTTGTCTCCATAAGTTGCAGGGCTGTGCAGGAGCAGGTCAAATTCTTCCCTCAGCAAACCTATCCTCCGCAGGCAGGCTGGAAGACCATCCACCCGGGAGATCACAGCGAATCCGAAGAGCGCAGATGATCGCATCTGGTGTTTGTGGCGTCGCGCTGGTGCTGGGGTTGGTGGTTCTGATTCCGGTGGTGGTGAACTCCGCCGGAACTCCTGCCCGCTATGAGATGCTCGGATCCTGTCAAATGGTGTGCGACTCCCACGGGACCGCAGCTACGGCTACAGCCAAGGCAACCAACCCGATCAAAGACAACCGCCTGGTTCAGTCGCTTCCCACGTTCATTCAGGGTCCTCAAGGAGAGCCGGGACGCGTCGGGAGGATGGGTCCCAGGGGTTCGATGGGCGAACCCGGGCCACCTGGACCTGCCGGTCCGCCCGGGGAGAGGGGGCCACCTGGCCCTCCGGGTCTACCGGGGGCACCGGGAGCGAACGGGCCAAACGGTGCCATCAGTGCAGCCACTTACAACACCGTCCCCAAGATAGCCTTTTACGCAGGACTGAAGAAGCAGCACGAGGGATATGAAATACTGAAATTTGACGATGTTGTTACAAACCTTGGAAACCACTATGATCCCTCTAGCGGGAAATTCACCTGTTCGATACCGGGGATTTACTTCTTTGTTTACCATGTGCTGATGAGAGGCGGGGATGGAACAAGCATGTGGGCTGACCTCTGTAAAAACAACCAGGTAGGACAACTCACGactgctttataaaaaaaaaagataaaaaagctTGATTATTTTGATATTAGTTTGCTTGCAAAAAAGTAGACTTTTTGAGATTTTTACGCACAAGTCGCAGAGCGACACTTCCTGGGTATTGTGAAACAAACAAAGTTACGTGAGGGATTTTTAAAGCTTCAAATCAAGATAAGACGTGGAGCTGTCCGCGGTTCTGATTTCGAAACGAAGCCGTTTCACAAACTGTCACATTTGCCTTTCAGGTGAGAGCCAGCGCCATCGCCCAAGACGCCGACCAGAACTACGACTACGCCAGCAACAGTGTGGTTCTTCACCTGGAGCCCGGGGACGAGATTTATATTAAGCTGGACGGCGGAAAGGCGCACGGGGGCAACAATAACAAGTACAGCACCTTCTCCGGCTTCATGTTGTACGCTGATTGAAACACGGACAGATCTGCTGAAGAgacgagaaagagagagagagagactgggaGGATAAAAGAGCTTCTCTGCATATAGCTTGCTTCACCGCTCGTGCTCAGTTCAATGTCAGCTGGATTATTAGAGGCAGAGCTCACCGTTTCTATAACTCAAACAGAATCAGCAGTGATGTGGAGGAGGtcatgcaaaaacagaaaactgtgcTGGGCAATAGCGACGAGCTGACAGTGTAATTACAAAACCAAAATAACAGTTTTAATTTGTACAGCACCCACTTGTACCCTTGTCACATTGATTAGTGTTGCTCGTGCTCCCTGAATGAAATGTCGTGCTTTATGAATTAAGTTTGCAGACGGTAGCTCGTGTGGTTACACATGTCCCTGTAGATGGAAAGTTTATAATGTGATGACTCACCTATAGGTGCAAATATgatattatatatacatatatattcacatGACCGCTTACAGTGCTGTTAAACCATTTGTGTGCTTTAtttaaaggcaaaaaaagagTCACAGTGGGTGAAATTTGGATGAAAATGTTGAAAAGCTGTAGTTATGCATGTTTAATCAAAATGACGTTTTAACACTGTGCAACATTAGGAGACTTGacaagaaaaaactgtaaagggCCATTCGTACTGATGCACGAATTCATCAGTGTAACTCGTTTTTCTTGCGTGTGTCAACATGGCATCTGGTTGAGACAACATGGTGGTCTGGTGGTTAGTCACAAAACTGGACAGCCACCGCTGACAGAAATGTTATATAACGCTCATCAATCTGCTTGCTGATTATTAAACTCCTCCAGAGTCGACTGTCAATTCAGATGTAAAATGTAGTGCGGTATTAAATTCTCACGCTCACTTTGTAATCCTCCCCAGAAGATTAATCAAAGTTAGATAGTTGTTCACGCCGCACAGTCAGCTGTGGCGATCGCACCATTGATCATGTGGCGAAGTCACCCTGCGAGGCCACCTGTTCCCAGATGAGAGGAGAACATGTCCTT
It includes:
- the c1ql3b gene encoding complement C1q-like protein 3b, whose product is MIASGVCGVALVLGLVVLIPVVVNSAGTPARYEMLGSCQMVCDSHGTAATATAKATNPIKDNRLVQSLPTFIQGPQGEPGRVGRMGPRGSMGEPGPPGPAGPPGERGPPGPPGLPGAPGANGPNGAISAATYNTVPKIAFYAGLKKQHEGYEILKFDDVVTNLGNHYDPSSGKFTCSIPGIYFFVYHVLMRGGDGTSMWADLCKNNQVRASAIAQDADQNYDYASNSVVLHLEPGDEIYIKLDGGKAHGGNNNKYSTFSGFMLYAD